A window from Mangifera indica cultivar Alphonso chromosome 2, CATAS_Mindica_2.1, whole genome shotgun sequence encodes these proteins:
- the LOC123208537 gene encoding protein DETOXIFICATION 21-like: MGGKIDEKLLRQSETNRVDEEVNLKDKVWTENKKMWIIAGPAIFTRFSTFGINLVSQAFVGHIGSTQLAGYSLVVTVLLRFTNGILLGMSSALETLCGQAYGAQQYNMMGIHLQRSWIVSFICSIFLLPLFIFTTPILMQLGQEREIAEMAGVISYWLIPVIYAFVISYTCQMFLQSQSKNMIISYLAAFSFAIHLLLSWLLTVKYKCGITGAMVSTVLAYWVPNVGQLMFVICGGCTETWKGLSILAFKDLWPLIKLSLSSGAMVCLELWYNTVLILLTGNMKNAEVFIDALSICLNVNGLEMMISLGFLSASSVRVANELGRGSSKAAKFSIVVTVCTSLAIGLVLFVFFLILKGRLAYIFTDNQEVARAVADLSPLLALSILLNSVQPVLSGVAIGAGWQSIVAYVNLSCYYLIGIPVGVVLGYVYRFEVKGVWMGMLLGTFVQTVVLIIITCRTDWDKQVIDARKRVSKWSVAESEESTLKRAGV; the protein is encoded by the exons ATGGGGGGAAAGATCGATGAGAAGCTTCTTAGACAATCAGAGACGAACCGTGTTGATGAAGAAGTAAATCTTAAGGACAAGGTGTGGACTGAGAATAAAAAGATGTGGATTATCGCAGGTCCTGCCATTTTCACACGATTTTCGACATTTGGGataaacttagttagtcaagcCTTTGTTGGGCACATAGGCTCTACTCAACTAGCTGGCTACTCACTTGTGGTTACTGTCCTCTTGAGGTTTACAAACGGCATCCTG TTAGGGATGTCTAGTGCTTTGGAAACTCTTTGTGGGCAAGCATATGGTGCACAACAGTACAACATGATGGGGATACATCTTCAAAGATCATGGATAGTTTCGTTCATTTGCTCAATCTTTCTTCTCCCTTTGTTTATCTTTACGACGCCAATTTTAATGCAATTGGGCCAGGAAAGAGAGATTGCTGAAATGGCGGGAGTCATTTCTTATTGGCTTATCCCTGTAATATATGCATTCGTAATATCCTATACCTGCCAAATGTTCCTCCAATCCCAGAGCAAGAACATGATTATCTCCTATTTGGCCGCATTTTCATTTGcaattcatctccttctttcatggCTTTTGACTGTGAAATACAAGTGTGGAATCACAGGAGCAATGGTTTCGACAGTTTTGGCTTATTGGGTTCCAAATGTGGGTCAACTTATGTTCGTTATATGTGGTGGGTGCACCGAAACATGGAAGGGTTTATCTATTCTTGCTTTCAAAGATCTTTGGCCATTAATAAAGCTTTCACTGTCTTCAGGCGCCATGGTCTG TCTAGAGCTCTGGTACAACACAGTATTGATTCTTCTAACAGGAAACATGAAAAATGCAGAGGTTTTCATTGACGCTCTCTCTATCTG CCTCAATGTCAATGGTCTGGAAATGATGATATCCCTTGGTTTCTTGTCTGCATCAAG TGTTAGGGTTGCGAACGAGCTTGGGCGAGGAAGCTCAAAAGCTGCCAAGTTCTCCATTGTAGTGACAGTTTGTACATCACTGGCCATTGGATtagttttgtttgtatttttcctAATCCTTAAAGGGCGTCTAGCTTACATATTTACTGACAATCAAGAGGTGGCTAGAGCTGTAGCAGATCTTTCTCCACTTCTGGCTCTCTCCATTCTTTTGAACAGTGTGCAACCAGTGCTCTCTG GAGTTGCTATTGGTGCTGGATGGCAAAGCATAGTGGCATATGTTAACTTATCATGCTACTACCTAATAGGAATTCCCGTTGGAGTTGTGCTTGGTTATGTTTACAGATTTGAAGTCAAA GGTGTGTGGATGGGAATGCTGTTGGGGACATTTGTTCAAACTGTAGTGCTTATTATTATAACCTGCAGAACTGACTGGGATAAACag GTAATTGATGCTCGTAAACGCGTTAGCAAGTGGTCTGTAGCAGAATCAGAAGAGTCAACGCTCAAGAGAGCAGGCGTATGA
- the LOC123208363 gene encoding protein DETOXIFICATION 24-like isoform X2 encodes MDDGVEERLLVAEENGSSHLKTRIWRETKLIWRIAFPAIITRVTSFGLIVVTQSFLGHVDEIDLAAYALVQSIILRFFDGILLGMSSATETLCGQAFGAGHYHMMGVFLQRSWIVDGVTTTILLPIFIFTKPILKLLGQNEEIAEASGSISLWLIPFVYNFVFGLTIQMFLQAQLKNMVIGWLSSISFPLHVLLSWLFVNKLGLGVGGAMASLNISAWSVVIGEFVYIFGGWCPHSWKGFTTAAFTDIFPVIKLSLSSGVMLCLELWYYSILVLLAGYLKNATVAISAFSICLNVSGLQFMICLGFLTASCVRVSNELGGGNAKAAKFSIKVIIMTSTFFGVLFFVLCLAFGRQLSYLFTTSEEIADAISELSVFLAFSLLLNSIQSVLSGVAVGAGFQGVVAFINLGSYYLIGIPVGCLLGYVLNHGVKSDVLKN; translated from the exons ATGGATGATGGAGTGGAAGAAAGGCTTCTGGTCGCAGAAGAAAATGGTAGCAGTCATCTAAAAACCAGGATTTGGAGGGAAACGAAACTCATTTGGCGGATCGCATTTCCTGCAATAATTACAAGAGTGACAAGTTTTGGACTTATCGTTGTGACGCAAAGCTTTCTTGGACATGTTGATGAAATAGATCTAGCTGCATACGCACTCGTTCAGAGCATTATTCTGCGCTTTTTCGATGGAATACTA CTGGGAATGTCAAGTGCAACAGAAACATTATGTGGGCAAGCATTTGGAGCTGGGCATTATCACATGATGGGCGTTTTCTTGCAACGATCATGGATAGTTGATGGTGTGACAACGACAATTTTGCTCCCAATCTTCATTTTCACGAAGCCAATTTTAAAACTACTTGGGCAGAATGAAGAAATAGCAGAAGCTAGTGGCTCCATATCTCTATGGTTGATTCCATTTGTTTATAACTTTGTATTTGGTTTGACCATCCAAATGTTCTTACAAGCACAACTCAAAAATATGGTAATTGGATGGCtatcttcaatttcttttccaCTTCATGTGCTTTTATCGTGGTTGTTTGTGAacaaacttgggttaggggTTGGTGGTGCAATGGCCTCACTCAATATATCAGCTTGGTCTGTGGTTATTGGAGAGTTTGTGTACATTTTTGGTGGTTGGTGTCCTCATTCTTGGAAAGGATTTACTACAGCCGCCTTCACTGATATCTTCCCTGTTATAAAGCTCTCCCTATCCTCCGGTGTGATGCTCTG CTTGGAGCTCTGGTACTACTCAATCCTAGTCTTATTGGCTGGTTACCTGAAAAATGCTACCGTCGCTATATCTGCTTTCTCTATTTG CCTCAATGTGAGTGGACTTCAATTTATGATCTGCCTCGGCTTCCTTACTGCTTCATG tgttaGGGTGTCAAATGAGTTGGGAGGTGGAAACGCTAAAGCagcaaaattttccattaaagtTATAATAATGACCTCCACATTTTTTGGAGTGTTATTTTTTGTCCTTTGTTTGGCCTTTGGTCGTCAACTTTCATATCTGTTCACTACTAGTGAGGAAATTGCAGACGCTATATCAGAATTATCCGTTTTCCTTGCTTTCTCACTTTTGCTTAACAGTATTCAGTCAGTTCTTTCAG GTGTGGCTGTTGGTGCTGGATTTCAAGGTGTGGTTGCATTTATTAACTTGGGAAGCTACTACTTGATCGGAATTCCAGTAGGATGCTTGCTGGGATATGTGCTGAATCATGGAGTTAAG TCCGATGTGTTAAAAAACTGA
- the LOC123208363 gene encoding protein DETOXIFICATION 24-like isoform X1 translates to MDDGVEERLLVAEENGSSHLKTRIWRETKLIWRIAFPAIITRVTSFGLIVVTQSFLGHVDEIDLAAYALVQSIILRFFDGILLGMSSATETLCGQAFGAGHYHMMGVFLQRSWIVDGVTTTILLPIFIFTKPILKLLGQNEEIAEASGSISLWLIPFVYNFVFGLTIQMFLQAQLKNMVIGWLSSISFPLHVLLSWLFVNKLGLGVGGAMASLNISAWSVVIGEFVYIFGGWCPHSWKGFTTAAFTDIFPVIKLSLSSGVMLCLELWYYSILVLLAGYLKNATVAISAFSICLNVSGLQFMICLGFLTASCVRVSNELGGGNAKAAKFSIKVIIMTSTFFGVLFFVLCLAFGRQLSYLFTTSEEIADAISELSVFLAFSLLLNSIQSVLSGVAVGAGFQGVVAFINLGSYYLIGIPVGCLLGYVLNHGVKGLWVGLLAGVALQIIILSFVVWRTDWDEEANKAFKRINRWLLKPAEESNQSSIGSISESGD, encoded by the exons ATGGATGATGGAGTGGAAGAAAGGCTTCTGGTCGCAGAAGAAAATGGTAGCAGTCATCTAAAAACCAGGATTTGGAGGGAAACGAAACTCATTTGGCGGATCGCATTTCCTGCAATAATTACAAGAGTGACAAGTTTTGGACTTATCGTTGTGACGCAAAGCTTTCTTGGACATGTTGATGAAATAGATCTAGCTGCATACGCACTCGTTCAGAGCATTATTCTGCGCTTTTTCGATGGAATACTA CTGGGAATGTCAAGTGCAACAGAAACATTATGTGGGCAAGCATTTGGAGCTGGGCATTATCACATGATGGGCGTTTTCTTGCAACGATCATGGATAGTTGATGGTGTGACAACGACAATTTTGCTCCCAATCTTCATTTTCACGAAGCCAATTTTAAAACTACTTGGGCAGAATGAAGAAATAGCAGAAGCTAGTGGCTCCATATCTCTATGGTTGATTCCATTTGTTTATAACTTTGTATTTGGTTTGACCATCCAAATGTTCTTACAAGCACAACTCAAAAATATGGTAATTGGATGGCtatcttcaatttcttttccaCTTCATGTGCTTTTATCGTGGTTGTTTGTGAacaaacttgggttaggggTTGGTGGTGCAATGGCCTCACTCAATATATCAGCTTGGTCTGTGGTTATTGGAGAGTTTGTGTACATTTTTGGTGGTTGGTGTCCTCATTCTTGGAAAGGATTTACTACAGCCGCCTTCACTGATATCTTCCCTGTTATAAAGCTCTCCCTATCCTCCGGTGTGATGCTCTG CTTGGAGCTCTGGTACTACTCAATCCTAGTCTTATTGGCTGGTTACCTGAAAAATGCTACCGTCGCTATATCTGCTTTCTCTATTTG CCTCAATGTGAGTGGACTTCAATTTATGATCTGCCTCGGCTTCCTTACTGCTTCATG tgttaGGGTGTCAAATGAGTTGGGAGGTGGAAACGCTAAAGCagcaaaattttccattaaagtTATAATAATGACCTCCACATTTTTTGGAGTGTTATTTTTTGTCCTTTGTTTGGCCTTTGGTCGTCAACTTTCATATCTGTTCACTACTAGTGAGGAAATTGCAGACGCTATATCAGAATTATCCGTTTTCCTTGCTTTCTCACTTTTGCTTAACAGTATTCAGTCAGTTCTTTCAG GTGTGGCTGTTGGTGCTGGATTTCAAGGTGTGGTTGCATTTATTAACTTGGGAAGCTACTACTTGATCGGAATTCCAGTAGGATGCTTGCTGGGATATGTGCTGAATCATGGAGTTAAG GGTTTGTGGGTTGGATTATTGGCGGGTGTAGCATTGCAAATAATTATTCTTTCCTTCGTTGTTTGGAGGACAGATTGGGATGAGGAG GCCAACAAAGCATTCAAACGCATAAATCGATGGCTTCTAAAACCAGCAGAAGAATCTAATCAGAGCTCTATTGGTTCTATTTCTGAAAGTGGAGATTAA
- the LOC123197799 gene encoding protein GrpE-like yields MATVIKTPPFQAAPTRVPSTCSKSTNKPFCLSFRIRQNRTTTTARVCSRTASLRFIKLAPLASTGETEITETEEEIQQPQVEDSTDGAVGVEDVADNDDTTVAEETHTSVINELLQSYKEALANNDDSRVSEIEDYLITIDGEKVNLESKVAQLSEELLVEKDRILRISADFDNFRKRTERERYSLVSNAQGEVVERLLLVLDNFERAKTQIKVETEREEKINNSYQNIYKQLVEILGSLGVVPVETIGKPFDPLLHEAILRENSSEFEEGVIIEEFRKGFKLGDRLLRPSMVKVSAGPGPAKPEVEPSEGDEYSGKILENNTAEVEAESS; encoded by the exons ATGGCCACTGTCATCAAAACGCCGCCGTTTCAGGCAGCTCCGACACGTGTACCATCCACTTGCTCAAAATCCACAAATAAACCGTTTTGCCTTTCCTTTAGAATCAGACAAAATAGAACCACTACCACCGCCAGAGTCTGTTCTCGGACAGCTTCTCTCCGGTTCATAAAGTTGGCCCCTTTAGCTTCAACTGGAGAAACCGAAATAACCGAGACCGAAGAGGAGATTCAACAACCTCAAGTCGAG GATTCTACAGATGGTGCTGTTGGTGTTGAAGATGTTGCTGACAATGATGACACTACTGTTGCAGAGGAAACACATACTTCTGTCATTAATGAGTTGCTCCAATCATATAAAGAAGCATTGGCAAATAATGATGATTCTAGAGTTTCTGAGATAGAAGATTACTTAATCACCATTGATGGTGAGAAAGTCAATCTTGAGAGCAAAGTGGCTCAATTATCAGAAGAATTGTTGGTGGAGAAGGATCGTATTCTCAGGATAAGTGCAGACTTTGACAATTTTCGGAAGAGGACAGAGAGGGAACGCTATTCACTTGTATCAAATGCTCAAGGGGAGGTTGTTGAGAGATTGTTACTggttttggataattttgagAGGGCTAAAACCCAAATTAAAGTGGAAACAGAGCGAGAGGAAAAGATAAACAACAGCTATCAAAACATATACAAGCAGTTGGTAGAAATTCTAGGCTCACTTGGTGTTGTTCCTGTGGAGACAATTGGAAAGCCCTTTGATCCATTG CTGCATGAAGCAATTTTGCGCGAGAATTCCTCAGAATTTGAAGAAGGTGTCATTATCGAAGAATTCCGCAAGGGATTCAAACTTGGTGACAGGCTTTTACGTCCATCAATGGTGAAGGTATCGGCTGGTCCAGGGCCTGCAAAGCCAGAAGTAGAACCTTCTGAAGGAGATGAGTATTCAGGCAAAATCCTAGAAAACAACACAGCAGAAGTTGAAGCTGAGTCGTCTTAA